From one Perca flavescens isolate YP-PL-M2 chromosome 4, PFLA_1.0, whole genome shotgun sequence genomic stretch:
- the amigo3 gene encoding amphoterin-induced protein 3 yields the protein MLHVVGFVPGVVSLPVTAASPSRWSVVVLLVCFQLRSVQATICLSSGSSQAGGCLCASDILSCTAAGLNHIPAEMPISVVTLDLSHNRIGQLDAGSFQGLSRLETLRIAHNQLTTIHPGAFRNTSGTLLRHLDLSSNQLRVLEQHYFLDMPGLEELLLFNNRIVHVESRALAGLGSLRKAYLSHNRLTDFPFFSFQEHSHPHLSMLDLSSNRLPKLPLEDISNLPLSVQRGLYLHNNSLLCECAMYGLFRHWEQQGFASVRDFQQEYTCLVYGIQRGTVRFFQHRRYFDKCNLTGTSQGLKTQESSVSVKVGRRLLLHCLTTLAGEHVTFLWVSPNQEYVAPPGNNGSLKMYANGSLEIAAARAEDAGIYWCMSLDREHRRNETREVNVTVLLHQDAEHHEPFNTGFTTLLGCVVSLVLVLMYLYLTPCRCPPCRKAPATATASQGNEAGAGSAQSSILTPTPPATTEGPGRKVSTNKHVVFLEPIKEQQNGKIRVGPGGHLGPGLLLEAEQHAKLHSQSQPPPRAGETDCIMSMFSDTPIMLP from the coding sequence ATGTTGCATGTCGTTGGGTTTGTGCCGGGTGTGGTGTCTCTCCCCGTTACAGCAGCGTCTCCGTCACGCTGGTCTGTTGTTGTGCTGTTAGTTTGTTTCCAGCTGCGCTCGGTCCAGGCCACCATCTGTCTGTCTTCGGGCTCCTCGCAGGCAGGCGGCTGCCTCTGTGCCTCAGACATCCTCAGCTGCACGGCCGCCGGTCTCAATCACATCCCCGCGGAGATGCCCATCTCCGTCGTCACTCTGGATCTCAGCCACAACCGCATCGGGCAGCTGGATGCCGGCAGCTTTCAGGGACTCTCTCGATTGGAGACACTGCGTATAGCGCACAACCAGCTGACTACGATTCACCCGGGGGCGTTTCGAAACACCTCTGGGACTCTGCTGCGACACCTGGACCTGTCGTCCAATCAGCTTCGTGTTCTGGAGCAGCATTATTTCCTCGATATGCCAGGATTGGAGGAACTGTTGCTGTTCAACAACCGAATAGTCCATGTGGAGAGCAGAGCTCTGGCGGGACTGGGCAGCCTCCGAAAGGCCTACCTCAGTCACAACCGCCTCACCGACTTCCCTTTCTTTTCCTTCCAGGAGCACAGCCACCCTCACCTGTCCATGCTCGACCTGTCCTCCAACCGCCTGCCCAAACTGCCCCTCGAGGACATATCAAACTTACCCCTATCCGTTCAGCGAGGACTCTACCTTCACAACAACTCGCTGTTGTGCGAGTGCGCCATGTACGGGCTCTTCCGGCACTGGGAACAGCAAGGCTTTGCCTCTGTGAGAGACTTCCAACAAGAGTACACCTGTCTGGTTTACGGGATACAGAGAGGGACGGTGCGCTTCTTCCAACACAGACGCTACTTTGACAAATGCAACTTGACCGGGACAAGTCAGGGGCTGAAGACGCAAGAGAGCAGCGTTTCGGTGAAGGTTGGGAGGCGACTGCTGCTGCACTGCCTCACTACTCTCGCCGGAGAACACGTGACGTTTCTCTGGGTGTCGCCGAATCAGGAGTACGTGGCGCCACCGGGAAACAACGGCTCCTTGAAGATGTACGCCAACGGCAGCTTGGAGATCGCGGCGGCCCGTGCAGAGGATGCTGGGATCTACTGGTGCATGTCGTTGGATCGGGAGCATCGACGCAATGAGACACGAGAGGTCAACGTGACCGTGCTGCTGCACCAAGACGCCGAACATCACGAGCCATTCAACACCGGGTTCACCACCCTGCTAGGCTGCGTGGTGAGCCTGGTGCTCGTGCTCATGTACCTCTACCTGACACCGTGTCGCTGCCCGCCCTGCCGCAAAGCCCCGGCCACCGCTACAGCGAGCCAGGGGAATGAGGCCGGGGCCGGGAGTGCCCAATCCTCTATCCTCACCCCGACTCCGCCGGCGACCACTGAAGGTCCCGGCCGCAAGGTCAGTACCAACAAGCATGTGGTGTTTCTGGAGCCAATCAAAGAGCAGCAGAATGGTAAAATCAGGGTGGGACCGGGCGGACATTTGGGTCCAGGGTTACTGTTAGAAGCAGAGCAGCACGCAAAGCTTCACAGCCAGTCGCAGCCGCCGCCGAGGGCGGGGGAGACGGACTGCATCATGTCCATGTTCTCAGACACTCCCATCATGCTGCCATag